DNA from Methanobrevibacter sp.:
CTATTTCCTTTAATTTAGCTGTTTTTTCACCGGCATAGTTGTCCCATTTTGGAAAACCGTTTTCATATAGGAACTGATGAACCAAAAGTGTTGGAACAAGACTGACTTTATTTTTAGCCATTTTACAGGCAGTTTTTTTATCAATGAAAGTACCGTGTTCTATTGATGAAAATCCCGCATCAATACAATTATTCATACCTTTTAAACTATGACAATGTGCTGAAACTTCCATATTATTTGTATTAGCTTCTTTTACAATAGTTTTAAGTTCTTTTTTATTAAATTGTGAAAATTCAGGCGAGTTATTTGTTGTTAAAACACCACCACTGGCCATTACCTTGATAAAATCAGCCCCTGCTCTTTTTATTTCACGAGTCTTTTTTAAAACTTCTTCAACACCATCACATCTTCCTTTCGGAAATCCGGGATATGTTATTTCCATATCCCATCCTGAAGGCAGGAACAAATCAAAATGTCCTCCAGTCATTACAAGAGGAGAAACTGACAAATGAACTTTAGGGGCAATGAATAACTTTCTCTGCTGAGCTAATTTAAAGCTTAAATCGGCAGAACCGCAATCTCTAATTGTAGTAACACCAGCATTAATTGTCTGTAATGAATGAGGAACAGCGTTAAAAAAATGAATTCCTAAAGGATTTACCATGTTTTCTTCTTTGTGAAATCCTTTTGCAAAAATGTGACTGTGACAGTCAATAAAACCCGCAAGCAAATAATTATCTTCCCCATCAATAACTTCAACATCACCTGCAGATATTTTCTTTGATGAAATTTCTTTAATTGTGCCATTTTCAATTAAAACATTCTGATGAGTTCTAATATCCTCTCCAGGATTGATGATATTTACATCTTTAATTAGAGTTTGCATATTACCACTTACAATATTTCAATTGTTCCGACGTTCCCAT
Protein-coding regions in this window:
- a CDS encoding amidohydrolase family protein; protein product: MQTLIKDVNIINPGEDIRTHQNVLIENGTIKEISSKKISAGDVEVIDGEDNYLLAGFIDCHSHIFAKGFHKEENMVNPLGIHFFNAVPHSLQTINAGVTTIRDCGSADLSFKLAQQRKLFIAPKVHLSVSPLVMTGGHFDLFLPSGWDMEITYPGFPKGRCDGVEEVLKKTREIKRAGADFIKVMASGGVLTTNNSPEFSQFNKKELKTIVKEANTNNMEVSAHCHSLKGMNNCIDAGFSSIEHGTFIDKKTACKMAKNKVSLVPTLLVHQFLYENGFPKWDNYAGEKTAKLKEIVKVHKENISVAYQEGVNILMGTDSGVIPHGHNLEELSLLTDIGMSESEAIASGTVKAAEFLGKNNLGQIKENYVADLIIVNSNPLDDVSILSDNSNVLRVLQDGNVVK